Proteins from a genomic interval of Medicago truncatula cultivar Jemalong A17 chromosome 3, MtrunA17r5.0-ANR, whole genome shotgun sequence:
- the LOC11419536 gene encoding probable cytokinin riboside 5'-monophosphate phosphoribohydrolase LOGL3, with amino-acid sequence MMQFSTFGSSDFVLIKPTHHQNRLINCSKLLFSSTQHKNNSVGFNLSKHKANHRSIFVSKSKQESFEFDERKSPNEVKEEIKQCYELINRLGRGIVYLGSSRMGSSHSHYVQAQELAKEIANLLDSTTWSGAGPGLMDAVTQGALLAGKPVGGFKIGREAGEWTASNFHPYLPSENYLTCRFFSARKHGLVDAVVRNNSFDKTAVVALPGGIGTLDELFEMLALIQLERIGSKLPVPFLLMNYDSFYSKLLDFLDVCEDRGTVSKGEVASLWKVCNSNSEALAYLADFYCISSGDISQKKETKLQSTHDLPS; translated from the exons ATGATGCAATTCTCCACGTTTGGTTCCTCTGATTTTGTGCTCATCAAACCCACTCATCATCAAAACAGATTAATCAACTGCAGCAAGTTATTATTCTCCTCAACACAGCACAAGAACAATAGCGTTGGTttcaatctctcaaagcataaGGCCAATCACAGATCAATTTTTGTAAGCAAAAGCAAGCAAGAATCATTTGAGTTTGATGAGAGGAAAAGCCCAAATGAG GTTAAAGAAGAGATCAAACAATGTTATGAACTCATAAACAGATTGGGAAGAGGAATTGTGTATCTTGGTTCTTCTAGAATGGGCTCCAGCCATTCACATTATGTGCAAGCACAAGAATTGGCCAAAGAG ATAGCAAATCTTTTGGACAGTACTACATGGTCAGGGGCTGGACCAGGACTAATGGATGCTGTTACTCAAGGTGCTCTGCTGGCAGGGAAACCGGTCGGTGGGTTCAAGATCGGAAGAGAAGCCGGGGAATGGACAGCATCCAACTTTCATCCATACTTACCATCAGAAAATTACCttacttgcag GTTTTTCTCTGCAAGGAAGCATGGGCTAGTCGATGCTGTAGTGAGGAACAACTCATTCGATAAAACTGCTGTGGTTGCCCTTCCAGGTGGGATTGGTACTCTAGATGAGTTGTTCGAGATGCTGGCGTTAATCCAACTAGAACGGATCGGATCAAAGCTTCCTGTTCCCTTcctgttgatgaattatgattcATTTTATTCAAAACTACTTGACTTTTTAGATGTTTGTGAGGATCGGGGAACTGTCTCTAAAGGAGAGGTTGCATCATTATGGAAGGTTTGTAATAGCAACTCAGAAGCTTTGGCTTACCTTGCCGATTTCTACTGCATTTCTTCTGGTGATATAAGTCAGAAGAAGGAAACTAAATTACAAAGTACACATGACTTAccctcttga
- the LOC11438006 gene encoding disease resistance protein RPM1, which produces MCDTVISFAFDQLLPLARDHLLPLLKEVTNMIRGVPKEVADMKNELESIEDFINNTDRMTEAEEDNTRDGIKAKIRQLREASFQIQDVIDEYMICEGQQPHDPGCAALLPVTKDFFKTRILRLQIAYKIQDIKSLVSAMDDTGGKNHGFFQIKSSLTRGSSSSAATENTILNNLREAPFYIGEAQVVGFEAPRDELVNLLIDGRKELTVVSVVGMGGQGKTTLAKQVFDSKEVIGYFDCRVWITVSRHTVEGLLRDMLQNIYKQTEEDLPCRISEMDRRSLIDNVRNFLQNKRYIIFFDEVWNEQFWNDIGFSLIDSKKGSRVLITTRKIDVAMSCKRSSFFLEVHELKPLSHEKSLELFYKKAFFDLNDLNGPCPKNLMNVSSKIVEKCEGLPLAIVAIGGLLSTKERYSHQWERFSENLSSELDNNPSIHVITKILGFSFHDLPYNLKQCFLYFGIFPGNYEVNTMKLIKQWVAEGFVKEETGKTVEEIAEQYLTELIHRRLVLVSSFSSNSKARSCHVRGLIREMILDKIQDLSFCNFTQDNEDQSVLSLMTRRLTISTSSNTLLSRNVECSNIRSLHVFKNEELPDSFVASIPSKFKLLKVFDFEDVALHHYVPKNLGDLFHLRYLSFRNTKVRYLPGSIGKLHNLETLDLRQTMVRKLPKEINKLQKLRHLLAYDKSKGVGYGIQLNDGIGIGDIVSLQTLREVEADDGGVELITDLERLKQLKMLGLTNVKQEYTEAVCSSINEMQHLEKLYIAAINKDEVIDFSNFDVSLHKLQKLRLVGKLERFPYWIRELQNLVKLSLSYSMLTHDPLKSLTDLPNLLCLSILFRAYEGEHLHFQDEGFKSLKQLVFRRLYNLKSIKIGKGALSSLEKFKLVNIPQLMEVPSGVYNLPRLVCHIINMTDEFEQSIDRVRGQHQWIIEKVPCVGIVDRSWAPENV; this is translated from the coding sequence ATGTGTGACACTGTGATCTCCTTTGCTTTCGATCAGTTGCTTCCGTTAGCTCGGGACCATTTGCTTCCACTATTAAAGGAAGTAACCAATATGATAAGAGGTGTCCCAAAAGAAGTTGCAGACATGAAAAATGAACTAGAAAGCATTGAAGACTTCATCAACAATACAGATAGAATGACCGAAGCTGAAGAAGACAATACGCGCGACGGAATCAAAGCAAAGATCAGACAGCTGAGAGAAGCATCTTTTCAGATACAAGATGTCATTGATGAATATATGATATGTGAGGGACAACAGCCTCATGATCCTGGATGTGCAGCTTTGCTTCCTGTGACTAAAGACTTTTTCAAAACCAGGATTCTTCGTCTACAAATAGCTTACAAGATTCAGGACATTAAGTCACTAGTTAGTGCAATGGATGATACTGGTGGAAAAAACCATGGATTCTTCCAAATCAAATCATCTTTGACACGAGGATCAAGTAGTTCTGCAGCAACTGAAAACACCATATTGAACAACCTTAGAGAGGCTCCATTTTACATTGGAGAAGCTCAAGTTGTGGGATTCGAAGCCCCAAGGGATGAATTGGTTAATTTGTTGATAGATGGAAGAAAAGAGCTCACTGTTGTCTCGGTGGTTGGGATGGGAGGGCAAGGTAAAACAACTCTTGCCAAGCAAGTTTTTGACAGCAAAGAGGTTATTGGATACTTTGATTGTCGTGTATGGATCACAGTGTCTCGACACACAGTTGAAGGATTGCTGAGGGACATGTTGCAAAACATTTACAAACAAACAGAAGAAGATCTTCCTTGTAGAATTTCTGAAATGGATCGAAGGTCGTTAATTGATAACGTGAGAAACTTCTTGCAAAACAAAAGGTATATCATCTTCTTTGATGAAGTGTGGAATGAGCAATTTTGGAATGATATTGGATTTTCTTTGATTGATAGTAAAAAAGGAAGTAGGGTATTAATCACAACTAGGAAGATTGATGTTGCCATGTCTTGTAAGAGGTCTTCGTTTTTTCTTGAAGTGCATGAGTTGAAACCTTTGAGTCATGAAAAATCTTTGGAGCTTTTTTATAAGAAGGCATTCTTTGACTTAAATGACTTGAATGGACCATGTCCTAAAAACCTTATGAATGTATCTtctaaaattgttgaaaaatgtGAGGGTCTGCCACTTGCAATTGTGGCTATTGGTGGTCTTTTATCTACCAAAGAAAGATATTCACATCAATGGGAAAGGTTTAGTGAAAATTTGAGTTCAGAGTTGGACAACAATCCCAGTATACATGTTATAACAAAGATTTTAGGGTTTAGTTTTCATGATTTACCTTACAATCTCAAACAATGCTTCTTATACTTTGGAATATTTCCTGGAAACTATGAAGTTAACACCATGAAACTAATTAAACAATGGGTAGCGGAAGGGTTTGTCAAAGAGGAAACAGGAAAAACGGTGGAAGAAATTGCGGAACAATATTTAACAGAGTTGATCCATAGAAGGTTGGTTCTTGTATCTTCTTTTTCAAGTAATAGCAAAGCTAGAAGTTGTCATGTTCGTGGCTTAATACGAGAAATGATCCTTGATAAAATTCAGGACCTAAGCTTTTGCAACTTTACTCAAGATAATGAGGACCAGTCAGTCCTAAGCTTGATGACTCGTCGCCTAACAATATCAACCAGTTCCAACACTTTACTGTCAAGAAATGTTGAATGCTCAAACATTCGGTCACTGCATGTTTTCAAAAATGAAGAGTTACCAGATTCCTTTGTGGCAAGTATCccttcaaagttcaaattaCTAAAAgtatttgattttgaagatgTTGCGCTACATCATTATGTTCCAAAAAATTTAGGGGATTTATTCCATTTGAGATATTTAAGCTTTAGAAATACAAAAGTAAGGTATCTCCCAGGATCTATTGGTAAGCTTCATAACCTAGAGACCTTAGATTTAAGGCAAACTATGGTGCGCAAGTTACCAAAAGAGATTAACAAGCTTCAAAAGTTAAGGCACCTTCTAGCTTATGATAAGTCTAAAGGTGTTGGATATGGAATTCAACTGAATGATGGCATTGGCATTGGAGACATAGTGTCCCTACAAACGCTACGCGAAGTGGAAGCAGATGATGGCGGAGTTGAGCTGATTACCGATCTTGAGAGGCTCAAGCAGTTAAAAATGTTGGGGTTGACTAATGTTAAGCAAGAATACACAGAAGCTGTATGTTCTTCCATAAACGAGATGCAACACTTGGAGAAGCTATACATTGCTGCAATAAATAAAGATGAAGtcattgatttttcaaattttgatgtaTCATTACATAAACTTCAGAAGCTTCGCCTAGTAGGGAAGTTGGAGAGGTTTCCATATTGGATTAGAGAGCTTCAAAACCTTGTTAAATTGTCTTTGTCATATTCCATGTTAACTCATGATCCATTGAAATCATTGACAGATCTTCCGAATTTGTTATGCCTTAGCATCCTCTTTCGTGCATATGAAGGTGAACATTTGCATTTTCAAGATGAAGGGTTTAAGAGTCTCAAGCAACTGGTATTTAGGCGCTTGTATAATTTGAAATCCATCAAAATTGGTAAAGGAGCATTGTCCTCTCTTGAGAAGTTCAAGTTAGTTAATATTCCACAACTGATGGAGGTGCCTTCTGGTGTCTACAACTTGCCCAGGCTAGTTTGTCATATCATAAACATGACTGATGAGTTTGAGCAAAGCATTGATCGTGTTCGAGGACAACATCAATGGATCATAGAGAAGGTTCCATGTGTAGGAATAGTTGACCGAAGTTGGGCACCTGAAAATGTCTAA
- the LOC11444830 gene encoding kinesin-like protein KIN-12F — MKPKNNNNNNDNSFFGTFTSTSIKNLLPISSFRKPISSNPKSNLENVPPPNSNIPITHNQIQSHPKSQFSHNNPHVKVVVRISPDEKEGDLIVKKFSSDGLCVGDEQFKFDDVLDAESNQEDVFQSVGVPLVRNALAGYNTSILSYGQSGSGKTYTMWGSPSAMAEDPSRHSQQGIVPRIFRMLFSELERERLMSDQKQFSYKCRCSFLEIYNDQIGNLLNPNQQNLEIKDDSKNGFHVENLIEEYVTCYDDVAQALIKGLSSRKTGATSLNFNSSRSHVIFTFVIESLCKGTTKGFSSLKASRISLIDLAGLDGDSVDNGSSQYLWESRHVKKSLSQLGHLVDALTDKSQSREDEDIPHSNSCLTRLLQESLGGNAKLSVICSISPHNKSNDETVCTLRFGEKVRSIRNKPIINVINEADDLSGKIRHLKEELIRVKAGDVHSSVGGKNGCFQGHNVRESLNQLKVSLNRSILLSNLDNNTGVAVNVGEDDIQQLRQQIDELDSSCEGVPKYISVGEDCVQFYSFEENYDADTTIGEENSVGDSISVISCSKSPIFDGPELSESPKFRNNQRKSVAFSSSYLGSGNNVSESSTFGNDLSGKLFKRGEHMQTSLQSGKAESLAESLQRGLQIIDYHQQNSPLNKSSSSFSFGRLTLTPCLEIDKVEPYDQTIQQNISNDEVTSTFLCASCRTDLTDKVPKHLENVRAKDQMRETELESVCKEQAARIEQLNQLVEKLKGEKNMNSISVFDEGEECSSMKDENKLLRSNSLHGHSLYVIEEKCEIKEVLEELDQREISFDSTEKESLLKEIQSLRSKLQLYSDAPVKISTDKLRTSLMSRSIQLQKSGVFSHDNRNEELENERERWTEMESDWICLTDELRADLESYRRRAEKLETELKLEKKGAEEMDDALKRAVNGHARMVEHYTDLQEKYDDLASKHDAMKEGIAEVKKAVIKASKKGKARFAKSLSSELSALRLERERESKLLKKENQCLKIQLRDTAEAVQAAGELLVRLREAEQAAYVAEENFANVRQDNEELKMQVEKLNRKHNTEINTMKQYLAESKLPESALRPLYQEDSDMKHNNTTSSYAYDDQAWRAEFGAIYQEHY, encoded by the exons aTGAAGccaaagaacaacaacaacaacaacgataaCAGTTTCTTCGGAACCTTCACTTCAACTTCAATCAAAAACCTTCTTCCAATTTCATCCTTCCGTAAACCCATTTCTTCAAACCCTAAATCCAATCTTGAAAACGTTCCTCCACCAAATTCAAACATACCCATCACTCATAACCAAATTCAATCACACCCCAAATCACAATTTTCTCATAATAACCCTCACGTTAAG GTTGTGGTGAGAATTAGTCCTGATGAAAAAGAGGGTGATTTGATTGTTAAGAAGTTTTCTTCTGATGGTTTGTGTGTTGGGGATGAACAGTTCAAATTTGATGATGTTCTTGATGCTGAATCCAATCAG GAAGATGTTTTTCAGTCGGTTGGTGTTCCCTTGGTTCGAAATGCTTTAGCTGGTTACAACACTTCAATTCTGTCATATGGCCAG TCTGGAAGCGGAAAGACTTATACAATGTGGGGTTCGCCAAGTGCCATGGCTGAGGATCCCTCGCGTCATAGTCAACAGGGAATTGTTCCTCGGATTTTCCGAATGTTATTTTCTGAGCTTGAAAGA GAGAGACTTATGTCTGACCAGAAACAGTTCAGCTATAAATGCCGTTGTTCTTTTCTTGAG ATATATAACGATCAAATTGGGAATTTACTCAATCCAAACCAGCAGAACCTTGAG ATAAAGGATGACTCCAAAAATGGGTTTCATGTTGAGAATCTGATAGAGGAATATGTCACATGCTATGATGATGTGGCACAAGCTCTGATTAAG GGCCTTTCAAGCAGAAAAACCGGAGCAACAAGCTTAAATTTTAATAGCTCTAGATCACATGTCATTTTCACTTTTGTCATTGAGTCTTTGTGTAAG GGCACCACAAAGGGTTTCAGTAGTTTAAAAGCTAGCAGAATCAGCCTTATCGATCTTGCCGGATTAGATGGGGATAGTGTTGACAATGGGAGCAGCCAATATCTATGGGAAAGCAGACATGTAAAGAAATCGTTATCTCAGCTTGG GCATTTAGTGGACGCTCTTACGGACAAATCTCAGTCTAGAGAAGATGAAGACATTCCACACAGTAACTCCTGTTTAACTCGATTGCTACAAGAATCACTTGGTGGAAATGCTAAACTCTCAGTAATATGTTCCATCTCCCCTCATAACAA GAGCAATGATGAAACAGTCTGCACACTCAGATTTGGGGAGAAAGTAAGATCCATTAGAAACAAGCCAATTATTAATGTAATAAACGAGGCTGACGATTTGAGTGGTAAAATCCGACACTTGAAG GAAGAACTTATTAGAGTGAAGGCTGGTGATGTTCATAGCTCAGTTGGGGGTAAGAATGGATGCTTCCAAGGACATAACGTGCGGGAAAGCCTTAATCAATTGAAAGTCAGCTTAAACCGTTCTATACTCCTATCTAACTTAGATAATAATACTGGTGTAGCTGTAAATGTCGGTGAGGATGACATACAGCAATTACGCCAGCAAATTGATGAATTAGATAGTTCATGTGAAGGGGTTCCAAAGTACATTTCTGTCGGTGAAGATTGTGTTCAGTTTTATTCTTTTGAGGAAAATTATGATGCAGACACAACCATAGGTGAAGAAAATTCTGTTGGTGATAGCATTTCAGTCATTTCATGCAGCAAATCTCCAATATTTGATGGACCAGAGTTGTCCGAGTCTCCAAAATTCAGAAATAACCAAAGGAAAAGTGTGGCTTTTTCATCGAGTTATCTAGGAAGTGGGAACAATGTTTCTGAGAGTTCAACTTTCGGGAATGACCTTTCAGGAAAATTGTTTAAACGGGGTGAGCATATGCAAACTTCATTACAGTCAGGCAAAGCTGAGTCCTTGGCAGAAAGTCTCCAGAGGGGATTACAGATAATTGATTATCACCAACAGAACTCGCCATTGAACAAATCTTCAAGCTCCTTTTCTTTTGGCCGTTTAACTTTGACACCATGTCTAGAAATCGACAAGGTTGAACCTTATGATCAAACAATACAACAAAACATTTCTAATGATGAAGTAACTTCCACATTCCTTTGTGCATCTTGTCGTACAGATTTAACAGATAAAGTTCCAAAA CATTTGGAAAATGTAAGGGCAAAAGACCAAATGAGAGAGACGGAGCTCGAGAGTGTTTGTAAGGAGCAAGCAGCTAGAATTGAGCAACTAAATCAATTG GTGGAGAAATTGAAAGGAGAGAAAAATATGAACTCCATTTCTGTGTTTGATGAGGGTGAAGAGTGTAGCTCCATGAAGGATGAAAACAAG CTTCTGAGGAGCAATTCCTTGCATGGTCATTCGCTGTATGTTATAGAGGAAAAATGTGAAATCAAAGAAGTCCTTGAAGAGTTAGATCAGAGAGAGATCTCTTTTGATTCAACTGAGAAAGAATCACTACTCAAGGAAATTCAGAGTCTTAGGAGCAAGCTGCAATTATATAGTGATGCACCAGTCAAAATTTCTACAGACAAACTGAGAACTTCTTTAATGTCAAGATCCATACAACTGCAAAAAAGTGGAGTATTTTCTCACGATAATAGGAATGAGGAGCtggaaaatgaaagagagagatgGACAGAAATGGAAAGCGATTGGATTTGTCTTACTGACGAACTTAGAGCTGACCTTGAGTCATACCGCCGGCGTGCAGAGAAGTTGGAAACTGAACTGAAGTTAGAGAAGAAGGGTGCAGAAGAAATGGACGATGCACTAAAAAGAGCTGTTAACGGGCATGCAAGAATGGTAGAACACTATACTGATCTTCAAGAAAAATATGATGACTTGGCTTCAAAGCATGATGCTATGAAGGAAGGGATAGCCGAGGTGAAGAAGGCAGTGATAAAAGCCTCTAAAAAAGGTAAAGCACGCTTTGCCAAATCCCTTTCTTCTGAGCTTTCTGCATTGAGGCTGGAGAGGGAAAGGGAgtcaaaattattgaaaaaagagaacCAGTGTTTGAAAATACAACTTCGAGACACTGCTGAAGCTGTTCAGGCTGCCGGGGAACTACTTGTTAGACTAAGAGAAGCTGAACAAGCTGCATATGTTGCAGAG GAAAACTTTGCAAATGTCCGACAAGATAACGAAGAGTTAAAAATGCAAGTGGAGAAGCTGAATAGAAAACACAATACAGAGATTAATACCATGAAGCAGTATCTTGCAGAGAGCAAATTGCCAGAGTCTGCATTGAGGCCACTGTATCAAGAGGATTCTGATATGAAACACAATAATACAACTTCTTCCTATGCTTATGATGATCAAGCATGGAGAGCAGAATTCGGAGCGATATATCAAGAGCATTACTAA
- the LOC11444832 gene encoding uncharacterized protein, translated as MIMDSPQSVVSPFRTSVLGEGEKHKSDVTTQSNGPSSKDIEVNGKETIMSNAEECVGVLDVYIHQARDIQNICIYHKQDVYAKIYLTSNPENSVSTKTINGGGRNPVFNDNLRLNVWDVDSSLKCELWMLSRVKNYLEDQLLGFALVPLSEVLVQNGKLEKEFSLSSTDLFHSPSGFVQLSIAYTGATPDVMAISAMPGKVATHVTQQDSETCESLARDLDKIEFPDPKIVNEDHLMVSEYFGISCEETQCSDSLATSDAENHSSEAGVRLVESFSACSGESVHVEPPKVESPPSSVSTNGVSSPSAHESSESSDAAAASKSPSHEQVSGTKEVKKVDVKDGESDSSSVVPSDLFPKPVVTVNMPEPQMVQQDIVDMYMKSMQQFTESLAKMKLPMDIESEPTTSGNSSTEQKLPQTKNANSRVYYGSRAFF; from the coding sequence ATGATCATGGATTCCCCACAATCTGTTGTATCACCCTTTAGAACCTCAGTCTTGGGTGAGGGTGAGAAGCACAAGTCTGATGTTACCACACAAAGCAATGGTCCTTCCTCTAAGGATATTGAAGTCAACGGGAAGGAAACTATCATGTCAAATGCCGAGGAATGCGTTGGAGTGCTCGATGTTTATATACATCAGGCTAGGGACATTCAGAATATTTGCATATACCACAAGCAAGATGTTTATGCTAAGATTTACCTGACAAGTAATCCGGAGAACAGCGTCTCTACTAAGACCATTAATGGAGGTGGAAGGAACCCTGTGTTTAACGACAATCTTCGTCTCAATGTTTGGGATGTTGATTCGTCTCTCAAATGTGAGCTATGGATGCTTAGCAGGGTGAAGAATTATCTTGAAGATCAGTTGCTTGGTTTTGCTTTGGTGCCGTTGTCAGAAGTACTAGTCCAGAATGGTAAACTAGAGAAAGagttttctctttcttcaactGATCTGTTTCATTCTCCTTCAGGTTTTGTTCAATTGTCCATTGCTTACACCGGTGCTACACCTGATGTTATGGCAATATCTGCTATGCCGGGGAAAGTGGCTACGCATGTCACTCAGCAGGACTCGGAAACATGTGAGTCATTGGCCAGAGATTTGGATAAAATTGAGTTTCCAGATCCTAAGATTGTAAACGAAGACCACTTAATGGTTTCGGAATACTTTGGCATTTCATGTGAGGAGACTCAGTGCTCTGATAGCTTGGCAACTTCTGATGCTGAAAATCATAGTTCGGAAGCTGGTGTTCGTCTTGTGGAAAGCTTCTCAGCATGCAGTGGTGAGTCTGTACATGTGGAACCTCCTAAGGTTGAGTCTCCACCAAGCAGTGTGTCAACAAATGGGGTTTCTTCTCCTTCTGCTCATGAAAGCTCAGAATCATCTGATGCTGCAGCAGCTTCTAAGTCCCCAAGTCATGAACAAGTTTCAGGAACCAAAGAGGTGAAAAAAGTGGATGTTAAAGACGGTGAGAGTGATTCCTCAAGTGTTGTTCCGAGTGATTTATTCCCTAAGCCTGTTGTGACTGTGAATATGCCAGAGCCGCAGATGGTTCAGCAGGATATAGTTGACATGTACATGAAAAGTATGCAGCAATTTACCGAGTCATTAGCGAAAATGAAGCTTCCTATGGACATCGAAAGTGAACCAACTACTTCAGGAAATTCAAGTACTGAGCAGAAACTACCGCAAACTAAGAACGCTAACTCCCGTGTCTATTATGGAAGCAGAGCTTTCTTCTGA